A DNA window from Arachis duranensis cultivar V14167 chromosome 3, aradu.V14167.gnm2.J7QH, whole genome shotgun sequence contains the following coding sequences:
- the LOC107478513 gene encoding early nodulin-like protein 2, translated as MEFVRPLPLLLILLSVLSTTQAIKFNVGGSAGWVPNPSQSYNQWAGSNRFQINDTLVFKYKKGSDSVLEVKKEDYDKCNKSNPIKKFDDGNTEFTLDHSGPFYFISGQDQNCQNKGQKLIVVVLAPRGTTPTPPSPKSPSPTPTPTPTPAPSGSPPVPAPTPAPAGNPPAPSVSPPTPTPATSPAPAGNSPSPSPVSGPPAPTPAGTTPSPSSGSPGPTTSPPVPPPATPPGGAAPGTANPPASSETAPPPGKNNAWAATPSKFLVYSATIVVAAVFFV; from the exons ATGGAGTTTGTGCGACCTCTTCCCCTTTTGTTGATTCTCTTATCTGTTTTGTCGACCACCCAAGCCATCAAATTTAACGTTGGTGGAAGCGCAGGGTGGGTTCCAAACCCTTCTCAGAGTTACAATCAATGGGCTGGGAGCAACAGGTTCCAAATCAATGACACTCTAG TTTTCAAATACAAGAAGGGTTCAGACTCGGTGCTAGAGGTGAAGAAAGAAGACTACGATAAGTGCAACAAATCAAACCCAATAAAGAAGTTTGACGACGGTAACACGGAATTCACCTTGGATCATTCAGGTCCATTCTACTTCATCAGCGGCCAAGACCAAAACTGTCAGAACAAAGGTCAGAAACTAATCGTTGTTGTCTTGGCGCCACGTGGCACTACACCAACACCGCCTTCACCAAAATCACCctcaccaacaccaacaccaacaccaacaccagcACCATCTGGCTCGCCGCCGGTGCCGGCACCGACACCAGCACCCGCCGGAAATCCTCCGGCGCCTTCCGTTTCACCACCTACACCAACTCCGGCGACTTCACCGGCTCCGGCGGGGAATTCACCGTCACCATCTCCTGTAAGTGGACCTCCGGCCCCGACTCCGGCGGGTACAACGCCGTCTCCTTCATCTGGATCACCGGGTCCGACGACTTCACCTCCCGTTCCGCCTCCGGCGACACCTCCGGGGGGTGCAGCTCCTGGAACGGCTAATCCGCCAGCTTCAAGTGAAACGGCTCCACCGCCGGGAAAAAATAACGCATGGGCTGCTACTCCTTCGAAATTCTTGGTGTATTCGGCTACCATTGTTGTTGCTGCCGTGTTCTTCGTTTGA